The Imtechella halotolerans DNA window AACTGAGAGTGATGCAAAGGCAATCCTCAATGGGGTTTATAGCCAAATTATTTCGTTCTCAAATGCTTACTATTATATGTATTCCGAACTTATACCTGGGGCTTTAAGTGGTTCTATGAGCACCATTGGGTTTGGTTCTGCTGCAGAGTTTGCTACAAACTCTTTGCTTTATGAAAATTCTCATGTTGAGAATTTTTGGTTGATTAAGTACAGAGTAATGGATGCAGCTAATAATACTATTAAGCTAGTTGGTGAACTTCCAGATTCCGAATTTACAGGGAATAATAAGAATGAAATTATTGGAGAGGCCCATTTTTTAAGAGCTATGGCAACCTTCGATCTTTTGCGTTATTTTGGTGAGTTTTATGATGTAAATAGCCCCTACGGAATAATTGTACGTACTACACCTGTGAATTTTGTGACAAGGAATAAGGAACGTAGTACTGTTTTAGAAACATATTCCCAAATCCTATTAGATTTGGATTACGCAATTGCAAATGCACCTGAATTTTCAGTTTCTTTTAGAGCTTCCAAATTGGCGGCAAAGGCACTTAAAGCTCGAGTTTTATTGTTTATGGGGAATCCCGAGGAAGCTGCATTTGTGGCTGACGAAGTTATATCATCACCTTTACGCTCTTTAGAAGGTACTTTTGAACAGGTCTTTAATAAAGGATTAAATTCAAATGAAATGATATTAATGACTCATCGGAATGCTGATTCAGATACAGAAGACAACAATAGGAAGCGTTTTTATTCTGGCAGAACAGGAACTACGTGGCTGCCGGCTATTATGAATGGTGATCCCAGAGTTCCATTGACATATAGTGGTCAGAACATTTTAAAAGTGAATCATGTCAATACATATAGGCCAACCTATTTTATTCGTTTGGCGGAAATGTACTTAATAAAGGCAGAAGGATTGGCTTTTTCAAATTTGGCAAGTTTAGAAGAAATTCAAGAACCACTTAATGTAGTAAGGCTCCGCGCTGGAATAGGAGAGTCTCAAGCCGTAACAATTCAAGAGGTTAAAGAAGAAATCTTTAATGAATATGTAAGGGAATTGGTTTTTGAAAATGGGAGTGAGTGGTTTTCAGCTATTAGGTTTAATAAAATAATGGACTTAAAACCACAGATCACTTCTAGTAATCAATTTATTCTGCCAATACCGGAAAGTGAAATTTCTGGAAATGCTAAGGTTACTTTATCTGATCAAAACCCAGGTTATTAATCCACTTTATAGTTTTATCCCAAGCTTCGTTCTAAGAGTGAATGAGGCTGGGTTTTCCATTTGACTCATATGGATATCATATAGGTCTACAATACTATTAAATAAACTAAACAATTATTATGAATAAATTCATTCAAACTCTTATCGCGCTGGTTGCGATACTAATGCTACTTCCGGCTATAATGACTGGCCAAGGTTATAATTCTCCAATCCCAATAGATAATACTGTGGTTCATGGAAAACTACAAAATGGTCTTACTTATTATATTAAACATAATGCCCAAACCCAGCATAAGGCTGAACTACGTCTGGTTCTTAATGTAGGCTCAACGCTGGAAACAGATGCTCAGCAAGGGATAGCACATTTTTTAGAACATATGGCCTTTAACGGCACAAAACACTTTAAAAAAAATGATCTTATTAAATATTTGGAAAGTCTAGGTGTTCAATTTGGAGCTGATTTAAATGCACATACAGGATTTGATGAAACGGTATATAAATTAACACTTCCAACTAATAATGAAACTGTATTTGATAATGGATTGCAAATTTTACGTGATTGGGCTGATGGTATAACTTTGGATGAAATAGATATAGATGAAGAAAGAGGGGTTATTATAGAAGAAATGAGGGGTAGATTAACTGGGCCTCAAAGATTATTTACAAACTATATACCCTTGTTAGTCAATGATGCTCGACATGCATACAGATTTCCTATTGGAAAAGAAGATGTTGTAAAAAACGCCCCGTACTCGGAATTCAAAAATTTTTATGATACCTGGTATAGGCCAGATTTAATGTCTGTGATTATAGTGGGAGATATTAATGTGGAAGAAACTAAAAATAAAATTGTTGAATATTTTGGAGGGATGGAAATGCCTGTAAATGCAAAAGATAGACAATATTATAATATACCTGATCATGAAGGAATTAAAGTAGGGGTCTTTAAAGACAAGGAGGTGGAGAATGTCCAGCTTTATGTTTATTTTAAAAAGGAGGATAAGCCTGTTTTGACTTTGGGAGACTATCGTGAACAATTGATTGAAAGACTATTTAGTGGCATGCTCAATCAGAGAATTTTAGAGGAGATGGAAAAGGGAGAAGCGCCTTTGTTTAAGGTAAGTGCGGGAATTGGCCGAATGCTTGCCAATAAAGATGCGTATCATATTACCGCCTCCTTAAATGAAAATAATATCTATGATGGAGTCATTTTCGCTTTACAGGAAGGGGAACGAGTAAGGCGTTTTGGATTTACACAACCTGAGTTGGACCGATATAAAGAACAGTTGCTTAATTTGGCTGATTTAAATCGTATGGAGGAAGGGAAAATTAACTCACGTACATATGTAGAGCAATATGTTGATCATTTTACATTCAATACTCCAGTACCAGGCAATGAATTTATTTACCATTTTTACAAAAGTAATCTCCCAGAGATTTCTTTAGATGAAGTGAATGCAATAGCTCAGAAATGGATTGTTAAAGATAATGTCAGTCTTGTATTGACAGGACCAGAAAGCCCAAAGGTAGCTTATCCGACTGAAGGTGAATTGATAGATCTATTACAATCATTTGATAAGGTTGAGTTGGATCCATATGTAGATGAATTGGCAAAAAATAAAATAATGGAGGATCTCCCTAAGGTGGGAGAAATACTTGCAACAAAGTATAACCAAGATTTGAATATTACAGAACTTATTTTAGAAAATGGGGTTACGGTAATTCTTAAGCCAACGCTACTCCAAAATAGCATTGTTAATATGAGTGGCTTTAGAGATGGCGGAAGTTCCTTGGCAGAGGATAAGGATTACGTCAGTGCTCGATATGCAGGAGAAATTATTAACGAAAGTGGAGTAAATGGAATATCAAAAAGCGGTATAAATAAGCTAACTATGGGAAAAGCTGTAAAAATAAGGCCATTTATTAATTTTTATGAGGAACTTATTTCGGGAGCAAGTGCTACGGCTGATATAGAGACTTTGCTTCAATTGACCCATCTATATTTTACAAACCCAAATAAAGATGAGCGGGTTTTTGAACTTTATAAAGATAAACAGATTGCTATGGTTCAAAATGATGGTATTAATCCTTCCAATTATTTTTTCAAACAAATTGCGATTGAAACTAGTGGAAATCATCTAAGAGCAGTTCCATTATCAAGTAATCAGATTGTTGAGGAATTAGATCTGGAAAAATCTGTCAGCTTTTATAATGAACGATTTTCTAGTGCTTTTGGATTCACATTTATATTTGTTGGAAACTTTGATATTGAAAAAATTAAACCTCTTATAGCTCAGTATATTGCTAGTTTACCAGGCCATCAAATAGCAACTAAATCTAAGGATATAGGATTGCGATACACCCAGGGGAACAATAAGGTATATTTTAAAGGAACTGAGGCAAAAGCAGATGTGCAACTACGTTTTAATGGAGGAATTAGGATTGATGAAGATACGGAGGATATGATGAATGCCTTGGCGAGTTTGGTGAAGCTAAAACTCTATGAAGAACTACGGGAAAAGCGAGGAGGTGTGTATGGCGTTCGAGTGTCTGGTTTTGCTACAGAAATTCCATATGAGTGGTACAGACAAAGTATTGAGTTTACTTGTGATCCCAGTAATGTAGAGACCCTAATAAAGGCCACTATGGATGTAATTGAGAAAATAAAGGATGAAGGAGTGGCACAAACAGATGTAGTTAAGATTCAGGAAGCAATGCTTAAAAGAGCAGAGGAGGCATTGCAAAACAATGGTATGTGGGCTTCAAGGATTAAAGAAAGTTATAAATATAAAAGGGATTTAAAGAAAGTTTTATATGATATGAGTTTTATAGAAAATCTTTCGGCAAGAGATTTGCAAAAATGGGCTAGAAAGTACTTGACTGAAAAGCAATTCTCTCGATTTGTATTGCTTCCAGAAGGTAGCAAAGATTTAAATTAGTCAAAAGAAGCGGTCTCAAAAGGACTGCTTCTTAATTTTTATATATACGATTTTGATTGATGTACGTATTTTTTTGAAATCAGTGTATTGCATAATACCGATAAATCGTTAGTTCCTTCAAATATGAAAAGAATATAATTTAAATAGAAATACAGATTTTAATTCTAGTTTAAAATGTTCAAATTAGTGATAGATAAAATCTTGGACTCAATGTAAATGAATTAATCTATAGTTGTTGAACCCTTTTTAGGTAGATTCAAATCTATTGTAAATCAAAAAATCCAGTCTATATTATAGACTGGATTTTTATTGCTCCCCCTCTTGGGCTCGAACCAAGGACCCTCTGATTAACAGTCAGATGCTCTAACCAACTGAGCTAAGGAGGAAGGTGTTTAACCATTTTTGCGGTTGCAAATATAGGGCTTTTTTCAAATGCACCAAATTAAAATTGAATTTTTTCGCAACTATTTTTTCATTGGGAGGCCTTTTGTTTAAAGGTGTGAGGGCAATTGCTTGATTGCAAAGTTATTACTAATTTAGATCTTGTTGGTGAAAAATACATTTTTTTAAAAGATACTTCCTTGATTAAATAAAAATGCCATGCTAAGCACGGCATTTTTATTTTTATGAGTTTACTAGTGGTTATTTAAATAACCAGCGATAAATATCATTTCCGTTAGCAAATAAGACCAAACCTATAAGCAGGAAGAAGCCTATCATTTGAGCGTATTCTAAAACCTTATCACTTGGTTTACGACCTGTAATCATTTCGTACAACAAGAACATTACATGTCCACCATCTAATGCAGGGATTGGTAGTACGTTCATAAATGCAAGAATTATAGAAATGAAAGCGGTTGTTGACCAAAACGCTTGCCAGTCCCATGCAGGAGGGAACATGTTTCCTATGGCTCCAAATCCACCTACTTGAGAGGCACCTTTTTTAGTGAAAATATATTTGAATTGTGCTACATAATCATGAAGTGTCCAGTATCCGAATCCAAATCCCTTAGTGATCGCCTCACCGAGTGAGAATGATGTGTGTGTTATTTTAATATCTTTATAGTTTAGACTATTTATTCCTAGTTTTCCTTCGCTATCAGGGCTTAACTGAATTGTTTTTGCACTTCCCTCACGCTCCACTTCTAAGGTTACTGATTCAGTGCTTTTAATTGGAAGATTAGCCGCTAGCTCATCGAAAAATTGAATAGGTGTACCATTAACACTAATTAATTTATCTCCTTTTCTAAGCTCACTGTTAGAAGCTGGAAAACCTGCATGGATGGTGTCAATTACTGTTGACCGACGTGGAGTGAATGGTAGCATTACTCCTTTTTGGAACATATAGTTTCCTATGGTGTCTGGTAAACTGATTGCAATGGTTTGGCCATTGCGATCTATTGTCACTTCTTGTACATCGCGTACCATAAGATAGCGATTAATATCTAGGGCGTTATCAAGTGGTTGACCATTAACATGTGTGATTATGTCACCTGATGCAAAGCCAAAAATTTTCATTTCTTGAGCTACTGCATACCCATGCGGCATATCTGAAGGTTTTAATTTTTCCTGTCCCCAAACAAAAAGTATCATCATGTAAATTAGAAAGCCGAGGATTAGGTTTACCGTTACACCGCCTAACATAATTATAAGACGTTGCCAGGTAGGTTTAGAACGAAATTCCCACGGTTGAGGTGGTTGGGCCATTTGCTCTTTGTCCATGCTCTCGTCAATCATTCCTGAAATCTTAACATAGCCACCTAACGGTAACCAGCCAATTCCATAAACGGTCTCGCCAATTTTCTTTTTAAATAGAGCATATTTAACATCGAAAAACAGGAAAAATTTCTCGACACGTGTCTTGAAAATTTTTGCGGGTATAAAGTGTCCTAATTCATGTAAAACAATTAGGATAGATAAACTTAATAATAATTGTAAAGCCTTAACAATAAATGGATCCATAGTTTAGTATAAATGAAAATCGCACAAAAGTACGTTTTTCAACCTTTTAAAAAAAGTATCAATTACTAGGCTAGCATTTTTTAAGGAAAGATTAACCCAGGATAGGGATATGAAATCTTTTTTTTAATAATAGCCTTCGAATTGGATTATTGTGTTAAGAGTTGTTAATGTGAAGGACGATCCGATATTGAGGAGGTGATAACTCACTCAAAACAGTTATTTTTGTAAAAAAAATTGACATGCTTTCTTTTTTTAAAAAATTCTGGCCGGCAGCAATTACTATAGGGGTATTATCGGCTATTATTCTTCCGATGTTTTATAGTGCATTGAAGCCTGAAGAACGGTTACCTGTTTTTCAACCTGCTATGGTTAATTTTGAATTGGTAGATAGTTCAATGCAGCATATTAAAAAGTACCATACTATTGCTGATTTTCAATTAGTAAACCAAAATGGAAAAATCATTACACAAAAGGAGTATGAAAACAAAATATATATAGCAGATTTTTTCTTTACAACCTGTCCAACTATTTGTCCAGTTATGACTAAAAACATGGTAGCCATTCAAGAGGTGATAAAGAATGATCCTGATGTAATGCTTTTGTCTCATACAGTGACTCCAGATATTGATTCTGTTGCCCAGCTTAAGAAATATGCCATGGAGAAGGGGGTTATTGATAGTAAGTGGAATTTGGTAACCGGAGATAAAAAGGAAATTTATCAGCTTGCTCGTAAATCCTACTTAGCAGTTAAAGAAGATGGTGATGGCGGTCCATTTGATATGATACACACAGAAAATTTTATATTGGTTGACAAGCAAAAACGAATTAGAGGTTTTTATGACGGTACTGATGCAGAGGAGATGGAAAAACTCATAGACGATTTAAGAATTCTAAAAGCCGAAAAAGACCAACAATAGTCGAAGTAAGATTGTGAAACTGAAAGCTATTAAAGAGGACTATCTTCTCTTAATATTTTGTAAAATCTTTTCTATCCTGAGAAAATATGTTACTTTTGCTTCTTTAAAATCAATCTAAATAAGACGTAGTGACTGTAGCCGATTTAAAACGTGGTGAAAAAGGAATTATCAAAGACATTTCAGCAGATGTCATTCCGATGAAATTATTTGAGATGGGGTGCCTCCCAGGAAATGAGGTAGAAGTGATACAACTAGCACCTTTTCACGATCCAATGTATTTAAACATAAATGGATCTTTTCTAGCCATACGTAAAGAAACTGCTATTCTTATTGAAATAGATAAACTTGAGGTAAACCATTCGCTATGAGTAAACAAATAAATGTAGCACTCATTGGGAATCCAAATACAGGGAAAACCTCTGTGTTTAATCAATTAACAGGTCTAAATCAAAAAGTAGGAAATTATCCAGGTATTACAGTTGAGAAGAAAGAAGGACTGTGTAAATTACCTCGTGGTGTTAAGGCTCATATTCTAGACCTTCCAGGCACCTATAGTTTGAATGCTAATTCATTAGATGAAAATGTAGTTATTGAGCTCTTACTCAATAAGAACGATAAAGATTATCCGGATGTAGCCATATTGGTTGCTGATGTTGAGAATTTAAAAAGAAACCTACTTCTTTTTACTCAAATTAAAGATTTGGGAATACCAACAATTCTTTGCATTAACATGGCAGACCGAATGGAACGCAAAGGGATTTCGATTGATATTCCTTTATTGGAAGAAAAGTTAAAAACAAAAATTGCCCTTGTAAGTACTCGAAAAAAAACAGGAATAGATAGCCTAAAAGAACTTATTCTGGACTACAAAAATATTTCTACAGAGCCATGTGTTAATGCTTCCGTTATTGATAAGGAGTACTTCGATGGATTGCGAAAGGCTTTTCCTCAACAGGTTCTTTACAAGTTGTGGCTGGTAATTACCCAGGATGTAAATTTTGTAAATTTAGATAGGAAGCTAGTAAAAGACGCATCAGATTTTTCTACTAAATCGAAATCTGAGCTTAAACGGTTACAACAAAAAGAAACCATAATTCGCTACCAGTTCATTAATGGTGTGCTCAAGGAGGCTCACAAAGTAGATCTTAATGCAGCCAAAGGTCTTCGTAGCACCTTTGATAGAATCTTAACCCATAAGGTTTGGGGCTATGTTGTTTTCTTTTTGATTTTACTACTTATTTTCCAGGCCATCTATGACTGGAGTAGTGTTCCAATGGATTTTATTGATGCCACATTTGCATCCTTGAGTGAATGGGCAAGAGAGGTGTTGCCTGCAGGTTCATTTACAAACCTTATAGCCGAAGGGGTTATTCCAGGCATAGGAGGTATCGTTATTTTTATTCCTCAAATCGCTTTTCTTTTTCTATTCATTTCAATTCTTGAGGAGAGTGGCTATATGAGTCGTGTCGTTTTTCTTATGGATAGAACGATGCGCCGATTCGGGCTTAGTGGTAAGAGTGTTGTGCCGCTTATTTCTGGTACTGCCTGTGCTATCCCAGCTGTAATGGCAACTCGTAATATAGAGAATTGGAAAGAACGACTTATAACTATATTAGTAACACCGTTTACTACCTGCTCTGCAAGACTTCCAGTTTATTTGATTATTATTGCCTTGGTAATTCCTGAAGGTCGATTTATGGGGTTGAGTTATCAGGCTATGACCTTAATGGCATTATATCTTCTTGGATTTGGTATGGCTATAATTTCTGCAGCCATTCTTAATAAAATATTACGAATTAATAAGCGAAGTTTTTTCGTAGTTGAAATGCCAAACTATAAGGTTCCGTTGTTTAAAAATGTTACAATAACAGTGGTTGAAAAAACCAAAAGCTTTGTATTTGGCGCCGGGAAGATCATTCTTGCAATTTCTATTGTGCTTTGGTTTTTGGCATCCAATGGACCAAGTGATAAATTTCATAATGCAGAGGAAATTGTAATGGAGAGTCAAGAGACTTCTCATCTTTCAGAGGAAGAATTAGAAACACGAATTGCTTCATTTAAATTGCAAAATTCATACATTGGTATTGTTGGACAAGGTATCGAGCCAGTTATTCAACCATTGGGTTACGATTGGAAAATTGGAATTGCAATAGTGTGCTCCTTTGCAGCTAGGGAAGTATTTGTGGGAAGCTTGGCAACCATTTATAATGTGGGAAGTGAAGACGAACAAACTATAAAGAGTAGAATGGCGACAGAGATACATGAGGCTGATGGATCTAAAGTATTTGATTTTCCAGCGGGTATTTCATTACTATTATTTTATGCATTTGCCATGCAATGTATGAGTACATTAGCAGTGGTGAGACGTGAAACAAATAGCTGGAAATGGCCAATGATACAATTGGTAGCTATGAGTGGATTTGCATATGTAGTAGCTCTTATCGCATATCAATTATTAAAATAGAAATGGAATTATTTCAAGAAATAGCAATGTATTTAACCGTAGCGGGGGCACTAGGGTTCCTGCTACGCAAATATATTTTTCCTAAAAGAACTAAAAAAGGGTGCAATAGTAATTCAGGAACTAATTGTGGTTGTAGTTAATCCTAGTTGCTAATAAAAGTAAAGGCCAATAATGTCCATCCTAACGTCAGTAATAAGCCTCCTAACGGAGTTATTGGTCCTAGCCATTTCCATTTCTTTCCAAACGCGCTACTTAGACATAACCCGTAAATACTGAATGAAAATAGTAGAGTACCTATTATAATTAAATAAGCTACTGTTTTTTCTATTGAAGTTTCGAAGGAAAGAGTAATGCTTATTAAAATAAGTAAAAGGGCATGATACATTTGATATCGAACCCCTGTTTCAAAACTTTGTTGAAGTTCTGGGGTGAAAACCTTCTTTAAAGCATGAGCGCCAAAAGCACCCAATACAACAGCCAGTACCCCAAATAAAGCACCGGCTGTTTGTGTGAGTTGTATCATAGTTGAATTGTTATTTTTCTGTTATACGATATTTATCAAACCAGGCCAACGTATGTGACACTTGTGTAATCATGTTGCTAGGTCTACGAGCGATATCATGTGAAGCTCCAGGAATTTCTACCAATACCGTTTCTTTTTTACGAAGTTTAAGCGCGTGATATAATTGCTTAGCTTCGCTTGGAGGTGTTCTAAGGTCATCCATTCCGACAATAATCATTGCGGGGGTTTCCATGTTTGCTACTAAAGAGATGGGAGAAAAGTTCCAGTATCCTTCAACATTTTCCCAAGGCTGACCTGGCATACGGTAATTGGCGTAACCATAATAGTTGTCTGCCACTAAGGTTTTACTAATCCAATTAATAACTGGTTTTGCAACTACGGCTGCTTCAAATCGGTTGTTTTTTCCTATAATCCAAGCTGTCATTATTCCACCTGCACTTCCACCTGTTACATACAAGGCATCTTCATGAGCAATACCTTTTTTAATGAGCTGATCAACACCATCCATTACATCATTGTAATCCTCTCCGGGATAATTGTTATATAACAAATTGGCAAAAGCTTCTCCATAGCTTGTGCTACCTCTAGGATTAGGGTAGAAAACAATATACCCTCCAGTTGCATAAAGTTGCATTTCGGCTGAAAAACGATCTCCATAATTTAGAATAGGTCCTCCGTGATTTTCAACCATCATTGGGTATTTTTTTGTGGCATCATAATTTGGAGGATATACTATCCATCCCTGTAGTTTTCGCCCGTCGACAGAAGAAGTGTACCACATTTCTTCAACCTTTCCAAGTGTGCGGTAGGCAAGAAGGTCCTCATTAAGTTGAGTCAGTAACTTTGGTTCTGAATTTTTTCCAGAAATTACAGCAATATCGGCTGGCCTGCTAGGAGTAGTATGAGTAAAAACAATCATTCCATTTTGAGATACACTAAAAGAGCCGGAAGGGTAGGGTCTTCCAATAGATGTACCTCCAATATTATCTGCTAATTTGGTAATTTTTCCATCTATAGTGATATGACCTATTTTTGTGTTGCCAAATTCATCATAGGAGAAGTAAAGGCCTGTACTTTTTGGATCCCAAATTAGGTTGCTCATTTCACGGTCGAAATTTACACTTATGGCTCGGGAGTTAGTTCCATCGGGATTCATGAAATGTAAATGAGCAATCTGATGAGCCTGTACTTTATCTTCATAGCTTAAATAAGCTACTATTTTACCATTGGGTGCAATCTGAGGGTTGTAGTCAGGTCCCTTCTGAGAAGTTAAGGTTTCAATTTGTCCTGAGTTGGTGTGTACTCGATATACTTCACTGTTTATATAATCGTATTCCCAATCTTTGCTTCTATTAGCAGAAAAATATATATAATTCCCATCAGAGCTCCAAGATAGGTTACCACCATGATTGAAATCTCCAGAAGTGAGCTGCCTAGGTGACCCGCCATCCGCAGGTAGTGTAAAAATATGTGTATATCCTGGTGTAATATAGCCAGAACCATCAGCCTCATGTTTAAGCCTATCCGTAATTCGGGGAACATCTGCCCATTGCGCTCCTTTTGGTTTTGCTGGCATTTTTGCAATAACTGGAGGAGCCTGTGCTATTTTCATAGTAAATGCAAGCTTTGTTCCGTCCGGAGACCAAGTTATAGAAGAAGGGCTGCCTTCCAGTCGTGATATTCTAGCTAATTTGCCACTATCTACCCAATAGAGATAAATTTCAGAACCTTGATCTGTAGGGCTAATAAATGCGATACGATCTCCTTTTGGGGACCAAATTGGTGAGGATTCAGATACTTCGCGATTTGTAAGTTTCTGATGTATACTTCCATCTGTCTTCAGTAGCCATAAATTGCCAATAGATTGATCCTTAAGAATGTCAAATCCCATTCTTCTGTAAACAATATAGTCTCCGTAAGGAGCTATTTGTGGATCAGAAGCATATTCTAATTCATAAACATCTAAATAAGAAAATGCAGGTGCAGTATGTTGTGCGGAAAGCTTCAACATGCTGATAAACAATAGGGCAATAAGACTTTTATAACGCATGATAGTGTTTTTTTAAGAATTCCTAAACTTAGGAATAAAAGCAAAACGGAGCAAGCTTCTTAACCTAATGCAACATCCAGGGTCATCATGACAAGAAATCCACCTATAAATCCTAATGTGGCGATATCTGTATACTTGTCTAATTGAGTTTCAGGGATAACTTCTTCGACTACAACAAATATCATAGCTCCTGCTGCAAATGCAAGAGCATATGGGAGTATCGGAGTAAAAAAAGTTACAGCCAAAGCTCCAATTACCCCAGCAATGGGTTCCACAATTGCGGATAACTGTCCATAGAAAAAGCTTTTTTTTCTGCTAACACCCTGACGTCTTAATGGCATGGAAACTGCTACTCCTTCTGGAAAATTTTGAATTCCAATTCCGATTGCTAAAATTACGGCCCCAGCAATAGAAGCTTCGGGGATTCCGGCAGCTACACCTCCGAAAAGTACTCCAACCGCAAGTCCCTCAGGTATGTTGTGTAGGGTGATGGCCAAAACTAAAAGAGTAGTACGGTGCCAATTGGTTTCAACTCCTTCCGTTTCGCTTTGTTTGAAGTTGATATGTAGATGGGGGAGGTATTTGTCTAAGGCAAATAAGAAAAGCGCACCAAGACCAAACCCTACAGCAGCAGGGATAACTTTAGTGAACCCTTCTCCATCACTCATTGCAATGGCGGGAGCTAATAGACTCCAGAAACTTGCCGCCACCATTACTCCTCCAGTGAATCCAAGCATACCGTCAAGTACACTTCGCTTCATGGTTTTAAAGAAGAATACTAAAGAAGCTCCTAATGCTGTTACCAGCCAGGTGAAAGTAGTGGCAATTAAAG harbors:
- a CDS encoding RagB/SusD family nutrient uptake outer membrane protein, with amino-acid sequence MKKLHIKILLLFAFVSSCQLTDVLDQDPPNNLVPENVVKTESDAKAILNGVYSQIISFSNAYYYMYSELIPGALSGSMSTIGFGSAAEFATNSLLYENSHVENFWLIKYRVMDAANNTIKLVGELPDSEFTGNNKNEIIGEAHFLRAMATFDLLRYFGEFYDVNSPYGIIVRTTPVNFVTRNKERSTVLETYSQILLDLDYAIANAPEFSVSFRASKLAAKALKARVLLFMGNPEEAAFVADEVISSPLRSLEGTFEQVFNKGLNSNEMILMTHRNADSDTEDNNRKRFYSGRTGTTWLPAIMNGDPRVPLTYSGQNILKVNHVNTYRPTYFIRLAEMYLIKAEGLAFSNLASLEEIQEPLNVVRLRAGIGESQAVTIQEVKEEIFNEYVRELVFENGSEWFSAIRFNKIMDLKPQITSSNQFILPIPESEISGNAKVTLSDQNPGY
- a CDS encoding M16 family metallopeptidase, with the translated sequence MNKFIQTLIALVAILMLLPAIMTGQGYNSPIPIDNTVVHGKLQNGLTYYIKHNAQTQHKAELRLVLNVGSTLETDAQQGIAHFLEHMAFNGTKHFKKNDLIKYLESLGVQFGADLNAHTGFDETVYKLTLPTNNETVFDNGLQILRDWADGITLDEIDIDEERGVIIEEMRGRLTGPQRLFTNYIPLLVNDARHAYRFPIGKEDVVKNAPYSEFKNFYDTWYRPDLMSVIIVGDINVEETKNKIVEYFGGMEMPVNAKDRQYYNIPDHEGIKVGVFKDKEVENVQLYVYFKKEDKPVLTLGDYREQLIERLFSGMLNQRILEEMEKGEAPLFKVSAGIGRMLANKDAYHITASLNENNIYDGVIFALQEGERVRRFGFTQPELDRYKEQLLNLADLNRMEEGKINSRTYVEQYVDHFTFNTPVPGNEFIYHFYKSNLPEISLDEVNAIAQKWIVKDNVSLVLTGPESPKVAYPTEGELIDLLQSFDKVELDPYVDELAKNKIMEDLPKVGEILATKYNQDLNITELILENGVTVILKPTLLQNSIVNMSGFRDGGSSLAEDKDYVSARYAGEIINESGVNGISKSGINKLTMGKAVKIRPFINFYEELISGASATADIETLLQLTHLYFTNPNKDERVFELYKDKQIAMVQNDGINPSNYFFKQIAIETSGNHLRAVPLSSNQIVEELDLEKSVSFYNERFSSAFGFTFIFVGNFDIEKIKPLIAQYIASLPGHQIATKSKDIGLRYTQGNNKVYFKGTEAKADVQLRFNGGIRIDEDTEDMMNALASLVKLKLYEELREKRGGVYGVRVSGFATEIPYEWYRQSIEFTCDPSNVETLIKATMDVIEKIKDEGVAQTDVVKIQEAMLKRAEEALQNNGMWASRIKESYKYKRDLKKVLYDMSFIENLSARDLQKWARKYLTEKQFSRFVLLPEGSKDLN
- the rseP gene encoding RIP metalloprotease RseP — protein: MDPFIVKALQLLLSLSILIVLHELGHFIPAKIFKTRVEKFFLFFDVKYALFKKKIGETVYGIGWLPLGGYVKISGMIDESMDKEQMAQPPQPWEFRSKPTWQRLIIMLGGVTVNLILGFLIYMMILFVWGQEKLKPSDMPHGYAVAQEMKIFGFASGDIITHVNGQPLDNALDINRYLMVRDVQEVTIDRNGQTIAISLPDTIGNYMFQKGVMLPFTPRRSTVIDTIHAGFPASNSELRKGDKLISVNGTPIQFFDELAANLPIKSTESVTLEVEREGSAKTIQLSPDSEGKLGINSLNYKDIKITHTSFSLGEAITKGFGFGYWTLHDYVAQFKYIFTKKGASQVGGFGAIGNMFPPAWDWQAFWSTTAFISIILAFMNVLPIPALDGGHVMFLLYEMITGRKPSDKVLEYAQMIGFFLLIGLVLFANGNDIYRWLFK
- a CDS encoding SCO family protein gives rise to the protein MLSFFKKFWPAAITIGVLSAIILPMFYSALKPEERLPVFQPAMVNFELVDSSMQHIKKYHTIADFQLVNQNGKIITQKEYENKIYIADFFFTTCPTICPVMTKNMVAIQEVIKNDPDVMLLSHTVTPDIDSVAQLKKYAMEKGVIDSKWNLVTGDKKEIYQLARKSYLAVKEDGDGGPFDMIHTENFILVDKQKRIRGFYDGTDAEEMEKLIDDLRILKAEKDQQ
- a CDS encoding FeoA family protein, translating into MTVADLKRGEKGIIKDISADVIPMKLFEMGCLPGNEVEVIQLAPFHDPMYLNINGSFLAIRKETAILIEIDKLEVNHSL
- the feoB gene encoding ferrous iron transport protein B, with protein sequence MSKQINVALIGNPNTGKTSVFNQLTGLNQKVGNYPGITVEKKEGLCKLPRGVKAHILDLPGTYSLNANSLDENVVIELLLNKNDKDYPDVAILVADVENLKRNLLLFTQIKDLGIPTILCINMADRMERKGISIDIPLLEEKLKTKIALVSTRKKTGIDSLKELILDYKNISTEPCVNASVIDKEYFDGLRKAFPQQVLYKLWLVITQDVNFVNLDRKLVKDASDFSTKSKSELKRLQQKETIIRYQFINGVLKEAHKVDLNAAKGLRSTFDRILTHKVWGYVVFFLILLLIFQAIYDWSSVPMDFIDATFASLSEWAREVLPAGSFTNLIAEGVIPGIGGIVIFIPQIAFLFLFISILEESGYMSRVVFLMDRTMRRFGLSGKSVVPLISGTACAIPAVMATRNIENWKERLITILVTPFTTCSARLPVYLIIIALVIPEGRFMGLSYQAMTLMALYLLGFGMAIISAAILNKILRINKRSFFVVEMPNYKVPLFKNVTITVVEKTKSFVFGAGKIILAISIVLWFLASNGPSDKFHNAEEIVMESQETSHLSEEELETRIASFKLQNSYIGIVGQGIEPVIQPLGYDWKIGIAIVCSFAAREVFVGSLATIYNVGSEDEQTIKSRMATEIHEADGSKVFDFPAGISLLLFYAFAMQCMSTLAVVRRETNSWKWPMIQLVAMSGFAYVVALIAYQLLK